A portion of the Micromonospora vinacea genome contains these proteins:
- a CDS encoding dicarboxylate/amino acid:cation symporter has translation MRKIPFSVQILLGLVLGVALGFLARSNDLSWLTSTLHTVGSLFVQLLKLAVPPLVFTAIVVSVVSLRGVANAARLALKTLLWFGITALIAVSIGIGLGLLTNPGKGVTLDLGGAAPPKNTGSWTDFLTGIVPTNPVGAFVEGNVLQIVFLAIVIGAAALLVGEPAEPFVALNRSLLEIVQKALWWVIRLAPIGTLGLIGNAVASYGWDLLAPLAKFTTAVYVGCAIVLFVVYPLVLILAGRLNPLRFFAGAWPAIELAFVSRSSVGTMPVTQRSVERLGVPREYASFAVPFGATTKMDGCAAIYPALAAIFVAQVFGVDLGIGDYLLIAFVSVVGSAATAGLTGAIVMLTLTLSTLGLPLAGAGLLLAIDPILDMIRTATNVAGQALVPTVVAAREGTLDRAAYESAGRRDLTDPEPVADTRPELTPVPA, from the coding sequence CTGCGCAAAATTCCCTTCTCCGTGCAGATCCTGCTCGGCCTCGTGCTCGGCGTCGCGCTCGGCTTCCTCGCCCGCAGCAACGACCTGAGCTGGCTGACCAGCACCCTGCACACAGTCGGCAGCCTCTTCGTCCAACTGCTCAAACTGGCCGTGCCGCCACTGGTCTTCACCGCCATCGTGGTCAGCGTGGTCAGCCTGCGCGGGGTCGCCAACGCCGCCCGGCTCGCCCTCAAGACCCTGCTGTGGTTCGGCATCACCGCGCTGATCGCGGTGAGCATCGGCATCGGCCTCGGCCTGCTCACCAACCCCGGCAAGGGCGTGACCCTCGACCTGGGCGGAGCGGCCCCGCCGAAGAACACCGGCTCGTGGACCGACTTCCTCACCGGCATCGTGCCCACCAACCCGGTCGGCGCGTTCGTCGAGGGCAACGTCCTCCAGATCGTCTTCCTCGCCATCGTCATCGGTGCCGCGGCCCTGCTGGTCGGCGAACCCGCCGAACCGTTCGTGGCGCTCAACCGCTCCCTGCTGGAAATCGTCCAGAAGGCGCTCTGGTGGGTCATCCGGCTCGCCCCGATCGGCACCCTCGGCCTCATCGGCAACGCCGTCGCCTCGTACGGCTGGGACCTGCTGGCCCCCCTCGCGAAGTTCACCACAGCCGTCTACGTCGGCTGCGCCATCGTGCTGTTCGTGGTCTACCCGCTGGTGCTGATCCTCGCCGGCCGCCTCAACCCGCTGCGCTTCTTCGCCGGCGCGTGGCCGGCGATCGAGCTGGCCTTCGTGTCCCGCTCCTCGGTCGGCACCATGCCGGTGACCCAGCGCTCCGTCGAGCGTCTCGGTGTGCCCCGCGAGTACGCCTCGTTCGCGGTGCCGTTCGGCGCCACCACGAAGATGGACGGTTGCGCCGCCATCTACCCGGCCCTCGCCGCGATCTTCGTGGCCCAGGTGTTCGGCGTGGACCTCGGCATCGGCGACTACCTGCTGATCGCCTTCGTGTCGGTGGTCGGCTCGGCGGCCACCGCCGGCCTGACCGGCGCGATCGTGATGCTCACCCTGACCCTCAGCACGCTGGGCCTGCCGCTGGCCGGCGCCGGCCTGCTGCTGGCCATCGACCCGATCCTGGACATGATCCGCACCGCCACCAACGTCGCGGGGCAGGCCCTGGTGCCGACGGTGGTCGCCGCCCGCGAGGGCACCCTCGACCGCGCCGCGTACGAGTCCGCCGGCCGGCGTGACCTGACCGACCCGGAGCCGGTCGCCGACACCCGGCCCGAGCTCACCCCCGTTCCTGCCTGA
- a CDS encoding glutathione S-transferase family protein — MARAQFSAETSGGGAFVRQPNRFTGRVTADSTSPPGGGPDEQDRWPLEAGRYRLIWCRACPWAHRARIVRGLLGLDDAISLGTVDPIRDERGWAFALDPDGFDPVLGVSFLSEAYLATDPDYTGRVTVPALVDTLTGRVVTNDYPQLTLDFSTEWRSLHGAGAPDLYPVELRPEMDALMAEIHTDVNNGVYRCGFATSQAAYDEAFRALFARLDALSERLAGQRYLMGDAITEADVRLFTTLVRFDAAYHGHFKCNRNKLTEMPVLWAYARDLFQTPGFGETVDFDHIKRHYYGTHREINPSGIVPLGPDESGWHTPHGRG, encoded by the coding sequence ATGGCCCGGGCCCAGTTCAGCGCAGAGACCAGCGGCGGCGGCGCGTTCGTCCGCCAGCCGAACCGGTTCACCGGTCGGGTCACCGCCGACTCCACCTCGCCACCCGGTGGCGGCCCGGACGAGCAGGACCGCTGGCCGCTGGAGGCCGGCCGTTACCGGCTGATCTGGTGCCGGGCCTGCCCGTGGGCACACCGGGCGAGGATCGTGCGGGGCCTGCTCGGGCTGGACGACGCGATCTCGCTGGGCACCGTCGACCCGATCCGGGACGAGCGGGGCTGGGCGTTCGCCCTCGACCCGGACGGTTTCGACCCGGTCCTCGGCGTAAGCTTCCTCTCCGAGGCGTACCTGGCCACCGACCCGGACTACACCGGCCGGGTGACAGTGCCGGCGCTCGTCGACACCCTGACCGGCCGGGTGGTCACGAACGACTATCCGCAGCTCACCCTCGACTTCTCCACCGAGTGGCGGTCGCTGCACGGTGCGGGGGCGCCGGACCTGTACCCGGTCGAACTGCGCCCCGAGATGGACGCGCTGATGGCCGAGATCCACACCGACGTGAACAACGGCGTCTACCGCTGCGGGTTCGCCACCTCCCAGGCGGCGTACGACGAGGCGTTCCGGGCGCTCTTCGCCCGGCTGGACGCGCTCTCCGAGCGGCTGGCCGGGCAGCGTTACCTGATGGGTGACGCGATCACCGAGGCGGACGTGCGGCTGTTCACCACGCTGGTCCGCTTCGACGCCGCGTACCACGGGCACTTCAAGTGCAACCGCAACAAGCTGACCGAGATGCCGGTGCTGTGGGCGTACGCCCGCGACCTGTTCCAGACGCCGGGTTTCGGCGAGACGGTGGACTTCGACCACATCAAGCGTCACTACTACGGCACACACCGGGAGATCAATCCCAGCGGCATCGTGCCACTCGGGCCGGACGAGTCGGGCTGGCACACCCCGCACGGGCGTGGCTGA
- a CDS encoding NADH:flavin oxidoreductase/NADH oxidase — protein MSSLFTPLALRGVTVPNRVAMAPMCQYSAGPDGLPTDWHLIHLGSRAVGGAGLVLTEATAVLPEGRISPQDTGLWSGAHVDAWRPVTAFVAAHGAVPAVQLAHAGFKASTYRPWAPERGGVPDAEGGWTPVAPGSEPFTTGYRTPTSLDEAGIAGVVEAFAAGAQRALDAGFAAVEIHAAHGYLLNEFLSPLTNHRTDAYGGDRAGRMRLTLEVARAVRAAVGEDVPVLTRISATDWVDGGWTIEDSVVLAGELAGVGVDLVDASSGGVSVDQRIPLGPGYQVPLAAQIRREAGVPTGAVGLIVEPEHAEQIVASGEADLVLLGRELLRDPYWPRRAAAKLGVAYSGPAQYARAS, from the coding sequence ATGAGTTCCCTGTTCACTCCCCTGGCCCTGCGCGGGGTCACAGTGCCCAACCGGGTCGCCATGGCGCCGATGTGCCAGTACTCCGCCGGCCCCGACGGCCTGCCCACCGACTGGCACCTGATCCACCTCGGCAGCCGCGCGGTGGGCGGCGCCGGCCTGGTGCTGACCGAGGCGACCGCCGTACTTCCCGAAGGCCGGATCAGCCCCCAGGACACCGGCCTCTGGTCGGGTGCCCACGTCGACGCCTGGCGGCCGGTGACCGCGTTCGTCGCCGCCCACGGCGCGGTGCCGGCCGTGCAGCTCGCGCATGCCGGCTTCAAGGCCTCCACCTACCGGCCGTGGGCGCCCGAGCGCGGTGGCGTGCCGGACGCCGAGGGCGGCTGGACGCCCGTCGCCCCCGGTTCGGAGCCCTTCACCACCGGCTACCGGACACCGACCAGCCTCGACGAGGCCGGCATCGCCGGTGTGGTCGAGGCGTTCGCGGCCGGCGCCCAACGCGCGCTGGACGCCGGCTTCGCCGCCGTGGAGATCCACGCCGCCCACGGTTACCTGCTCAACGAGTTCCTCTCGCCGCTGACCAACCACCGCACCGACGCGTACGGCGGCGACCGGGCCGGCCGGATGCGACTCACACTGGAGGTGGCCCGCGCGGTCCGTGCCGCGGTCGGCGAGGACGTGCCGGTGCTGACCCGGATCTCCGCCACCGACTGGGTCGACGGCGGCTGGACGATCGAGGACAGCGTGGTGCTCGCCGGCGAGCTGGCCGGCGTCGGCGTCGACCTGGTCGACGCGTCCTCCGGTGGCGTGAGCGTGGACCAGCGCATCCCGCTCGGCCCCGGCTACCAGGTGCCGCTGGCCGCCCAGATCCGCCGCGAGGCCGGCGTGCCGACCGGCGCGGTGGGCCTGATCGTGGAGCCCGAGCACGCCGAGCAGATCGTCGCCAGCGGCGAGGCCGACCTGGTGCTGCTGGGCCGGGAGTTGCTGCGCGACCCGTACTGGCCGCGCCGGGCCGCCGCGAAGCTCGGCGTCGCGTACTCCGGGCCCGCCCAGTACGCCCGCGCCTCCTGA
- the pcaF gene encoding 3-oxoadipyl-CoA thiolase: MTVAYLVAGVRTPIGRYAGALAGVRPDDLAAHVIRELVARHPSVDWARVDDVVLGCANQAGEDNRNVARMAALLAGLPEEVPGSTVNRLCGSGLDALATAARSIVAGDAELVIAGGVESMSRAPFVMPKATSAYSRSAEVYDTTLGWRLVNPLMRDGWGVDSMPETAENVAAEYGVSRAEQDAFAYRSQQRAAKAQADGRFAEEIVSVSVPAGRRETRLVEVDEHPRETSLDKLASLPTPFRDGGTVTAGNSSGVNDGAVALLVASEAAVARYGLTPLARIVGAAAAGVPPRIMGIGPVPATRKLLDRVGVELGAVDVVELNEAFAAQSVAVLRELGLPVDADHVNPNGGAIALGHPLGASGARLALTAALELRRRGGRRALATMCIGVGQGISLLLESAA; this comes from the coding sequence ATGACCGTGGCATACCTGGTGGCCGGTGTCCGCACCCCGATCGGCCGGTACGCGGGCGCGCTGGCCGGCGTCCGCCCCGACGACCTGGCCGCGCACGTGATCCGTGAACTGGTCGCCCGTCATCCGTCGGTGGACTGGGCGCGGGTCGACGACGTCGTGCTCGGCTGCGCCAACCAGGCCGGCGAGGACAACCGCAACGTGGCCCGGATGGCGGCGCTGCTGGCCGGCCTGCCCGAGGAGGTGCCGGGCAGCACTGTCAACCGGCTCTGCGGCTCGGGCCTGGACGCGCTCGCCACCGCCGCCCGGTCCATCGTCGCCGGGGACGCGGAGCTGGTGATCGCCGGCGGGGTGGAGAGCATGAGCCGGGCGCCGTTCGTCATGCCGAAGGCGACGTCGGCGTACTCCCGCTCGGCCGAGGTGTACGACACCACACTGGGCTGGCGGTTGGTGAACCCGTTGATGCGCGACGGGTGGGGGGTCGACTCGATGCCGGAGACGGCGGAGAACGTGGCCGCCGAGTACGGCGTCAGCCGCGCCGAGCAGGACGCCTTCGCGTACCGCTCGCAGCAGCGTGCGGCCAAGGCGCAGGCCGACGGTCGGTTCGCCGAGGAGATCGTGTCGGTGTCCGTGCCGGCCGGTCGTCGGGAGACCCGGCTGGTCGAGGTCGACGAGCATCCCCGGGAGACCTCGCTGGACAAACTGGCCTCGCTGCCCACCCCGTTCCGCGACGGCGGCACGGTGACCGCCGGCAACTCCTCGGGCGTCAACGACGGCGCTGTGGCGTTGCTGGTGGCCAGCGAGGCGGCGGTCGCCCGGTACGGCCTGACCCCGCTGGCCCGGATCGTCGGCGCGGCGGCGGCCGGTGTGCCGCCCCGGATCATGGGGATCGGCCCGGTGCCGGCCACCCGCAAGCTGCTCGACCGCGTCGGCGTCGAGTTGGGTGCGGTGGACGTGGTGGAGCTGAACGAGGCATTCGCCGCGCAGTCCGTGGCGGTGCTGCGGGAGCTGGGGCTGCCCGTTGACGCCGACCACGTCAACCCGAACGGTGGGGCCATCGCGCTCGGGCATCCGCTGGGTGCCAGCGGCGCGCGGCTGGCGCTGACCGCCGCGCTGGAACTGCGCCGTCGAGGTGGCCGGCGGGCGTTGGCCACCATGTGCATCGGCGTTGGTCAAGGCATCTCGCTGTTGCTGGAGTCAGCCGCCTAG
- a CDS encoding DUF456 domain-containing protein, whose product MDLTDSQTAVTVVAGLAILAGLAGVVVPGLPALPLCWGGVLLWAVFGGAGLGGWAVFAAATVVAGGGAVIKYAWPGRNLKRTGVPTSTLLAGGVLGVIGFFVVPVVGLVLGFVAGVWAAERLRLGSNQLAWPSTVQALKAAGLSMLVEFAAGLVIAALWVAGLLMT is encoded by the coding sequence GTGGACCTGACGGACTCGCAGACGGCGGTGACAGTGGTGGCCGGGCTGGCCATCCTGGCCGGGTTGGCAGGAGTGGTGGTGCCCGGCCTGCCGGCGCTGCCGTTGTGCTGGGGCGGCGTGCTGCTCTGGGCGGTCTTCGGCGGCGCCGGCCTGGGTGGCTGGGCGGTGTTCGCCGCCGCCACAGTGGTCGCTGGGGGCGGCGCCGTGATCAAGTACGCGTGGCCGGGCCGGAACCTGAAGCGCACCGGTGTGCCGACCTCCACGCTGCTCGCCGGCGGGGTGCTCGGCGTCATCGGGTTCTTCGTGGTGCCGGTGGTCGGCCTGGTGCTCGGCTTCGTGGCCGGGGTGTGGGCGGCCGAACGCCTCCGGTTGGGCAGCAACCAGTTGGCCTGGCCGTCCACCGTGCAGGCTCTGAAGGCCGCCGGCCTGTCGATGCTTGTCGAGTTCGCCGCCGGCCTGGTCATTGCCGCACTGTGGGTGGCCGGTCTGCTGATGACGTGA
- a CDS encoding DUF998 domain-containing protein yields MAEQGRPATPTAPRARGDVARRVAGSAAAGCTLAGALAVTLAVVAGPGPGFTGYVSEAGIAGSAHATTYRIGILALAGALLLIGAALPPGVWAAAPALLAAGAVFTAVSGAVTCSDGCPLPPFERATTADLVHGGASIAATAAVVFAMITLAVSGSAGLTVRRLAGAAATLALPLCATVGLAMLVVGRGPVVGVLERLILALAVLWGVSTATALALCKEPHAVRSFR; encoded by the coding sequence GTGGCTGAGCAGGGTCGGCCGGCCACCCCGACCGCGCCGAGGGCCCGCGGCGACGTCGCCCGCCGGGTCGCCGGGTCCGCAGCGGCCGGCTGCACCCTGGCCGGTGCGCTGGCGGTGACGCTCGCCGTGGTCGCCGGTCCCGGTCCAGGGTTCACCGGGTACGTCAGTGAGGCGGGCATCGCCGGCAGCGCCCACGCCACGACGTACCGGATCGGGATCCTGGCCCTCGCCGGCGCGTTGCTGCTGATCGGCGCGGCGCTTCCCCCCGGGGTGTGGGCGGCGGCCCCGGCGCTGCTCGCCGCCGGGGCCGTGTTCACCGCCGTGTCCGGGGCGGTGACCTGCTCCGACGGCTGCCCGTTGCCACCGTTCGAGCGCGCGACGACGGCGGACCTGGTGCACGGCGGCGCGAGCATAGCGGCGACCGCTGCCGTGGTCTTCGCCATGATCACGCTGGCGGTCTCCGGGTCGGCCGGCCTCACGGTGCGCCGGCTGGCCGGCGCGGCCGCCACGCTGGCCCTGCCGCTCTGCGCCACTGTGGGGCTGGCGATGCTCGTCGTCGGCCGGGGTCCGGTGGTGGGGGTGCTGGAACGGCTGATCCTCGCCCTCGCGGTGCTGTGGGGCGTGAGCACCGCCACCGCGCTGGCTCTCTGTAAGGAGCCTCACGCCGTCCGGTCCTTCCGATGA
- a CDS encoding MBL fold metallo-hydrolase, with amino-acid sequence MRVVVLGGRGAWPSAEQGCAGFLVEHHGFRLLIDPGYATVQPLLSRLPASAVDAVYVSHGHPDHCADLQPLLRARVLSDRFAPALPVYAPTGGLDALLAIDESGLVDTAYRLHAFSPGDNFDVGPFAVRTWSLPHWVPNAGVRFSAGGTVLAYTGDTGPSPMLVELARDADLLIADATYVDEIPDRHVGFLSSAAEVGRYATAARTSAVLLTHLWPGTDPDAAVAAARRA; translated from the coding sequence ATGCGCGTCGTGGTGCTCGGCGGTCGTGGTGCCTGGCCCTCCGCCGAACAGGGGTGTGCGGGGTTTCTGGTCGAGCACCACGGCTTTCGGCTGTTGATCGATCCTGGCTACGCGACGGTGCAACCGCTGCTGAGTCGGCTGCCCGCTTCGGCTGTCGACGCGGTGTATGTCAGCCACGGCCATCCCGACCACTGCGCCGACCTCCAGCCACTGCTGCGGGCACGGGTGTTGTCCGACCGCTTCGCGCCGGCCCTGCCGGTGTACGCGCCGACCGGCGGCCTCGACGCGCTGCTCGCGATCGACGAGTCAGGGCTGGTCGACACGGCGTACCGACTGCACGCGTTCAGCCCCGGCGACAACTTCGATGTCGGCCCGTTCGCCGTGCGGACCTGGTCACTGCCGCACTGGGTGCCGAACGCCGGTGTGCGTTTCTCCGCTGGCGGAACGGTGTTGGCCTACACCGGGGACACCGGGCCGAGCCCGATGCTCGTCGAGTTGGCCCGCGACGCCGACCTGCTGATCGCCGACGCCACGTATGTCGACGAGATCCCGGACCGGCATGTCGGATTCTTGTCGAGCGCCGCCGAGGTGGGTCGCTACGCCACTGCGGCACGGACCAGTGCGGTTCTGCTGACGCACCTGTGGCCGGGCACGGACCCCGACGCGGCGGTCGCGGCGGCACGGCGGGCGTAG
- a CDS encoding putative bifunctional diguanylate cyclase/phosphodiesterase, with the protein MVAVPDPAGVDAGRDPAGVVAGRADPQGYAADWARAVRRLGFVPLSVAETERLLLAHTIRLAQAVRAEPFTTRPAEEVGRALVEAHLTEPQALEWTLQALGATFGRRVLGDGDRPADLAERIAAMQGGLAAGFARALRDRTFSQQERIARSAWQARDEVEQALRESEARFRAVFTGAAIGIGIAGVDGRIIDVNQAFAEMLGYTIEELREINVAALFHADDAAGMWELYQELIEGKHDAARVEKRYHRKDGSVVWTDLAVSLIRHEGRPRFTVAMIEDITERYELQQRLRFQALHDPLTGLPNRTLFFETLGRVLDTAGVGQRVGVCFLDLDGFKAINDSLGHDLGDRLLVMIGRRLAACVADHGHLVARMGGDEFVILVDGGDDTDDPVAVAEAALAAVAAPVHVGEHQLAVSASVGIVHCPASETTASELMKAADTTLYWAKAAGRGRWAVYDPERGARDIARSALVAGLPAALDRGEFVLHYQPIVSLLEGTMLAVEALVRWEHPELGLIGPDRFIGLAEETGLIVRLGEWVLRQACADAERWWREFPDARLVVSVNLAARQADEPAIVDTVADALQTSGLPAELLQLELTESAVMGSAGEPLRSLHRLAALGVRLAVDDFGTGYSNLAYLRRLPIHCLKLAGPFVEGIRADGTDQAADHRDERIVDALVRLAHALELWVTAEAVETGVQAERLRALRCDTGQGRYFGAPAPAEAITARLRGGGAAAA; encoded by the coding sequence GTGGTCGCCGTCCCGGACCCCGCCGGGGTCGATGCCGGCCGGGACCCCGCCGGGGTCGTCGCCGGCCGGGCCGACCCTCAGGGGTACGCCGCCGACTGGGCGCGCGCGGTGCGCCGCCTCGGTTTCGTGCCACTCAGCGTGGCCGAGACCGAGCGGCTGCTGCTGGCGCACACGATCCGGCTGGCCCAGGCGGTCCGGGCGGAGCCGTTCACCACCCGCCCGGCCGAGGAGGTCGGGCGGGCCCTGGTGGAGGCGCACCTCACCGAGCCGCAGGCCCTGGAGTGGACGCTGCAGGCGCTCGGTGCGACCTTCGGGCGGCGGGTCCTGGGCGACGGTGACCGGCCGGCGGATCTCGCCGAGCGGATCGCGGCGATGCAGGGCGGCCTGGCCGCCGGGTTCGCCCGCGCGCTGCGCGACCGCACCTTCAGTCAGCAGGAGCGGATCGCCCGGTCGGCCTGGCAGGCGCGCGACGAGGTCGAGCAGGCGCTGCGCGAGAGCGAGGCGCGGTTCCGGGCGGTGTTCACCGGTGCCGCGATCGGGATCGGGATCGCAGGCGTGGACGGCCGGATCATCGACGTCAACCAGGCGTTCGCCGAGATGCTCGGCTACACGATCGAGGAGTTGCGCGAGATCAACGTGGCGGCGCTGTTCCACGCCGACGACGCCGCCGGGATGTGGGAGCTCTACCAGGAGCTGATCGAGGGCAAGCACGACGCGGCCCGGGTGGAGAAGCGCTACCACCGCAAGGACGGCAGCGTGGTCTGGACGGACCTGGCCGTCTCGCTGATCCGACACGAGGGGCGACCCCGATTCACCGTCGCGATGATCGAGGACATCACCGAGCGGTACGAACTCCAGCAGCGGCTGCGCTTCCAGGCGCTGCACGACCCGCTGACCGGGCTGCCCAATCGGACGCTGTTCTTCGAGACGTTGGGACGGGTGCTCGACACCGCGGGCGTCGGCCAGCGGGTCGGGGTGTGCTTCCTCGACCTGGACGGCTTCAAGGCGATCAACGACAGCCTCGGCCACGACCTCGGTGACCGACTGCTCGTGATGATCGGCCGCCGGCTGGCCGCGTGCGTGGCCGACCACGGCCACCTGGTCGCCCGGATGGGGGGCGACGAGTTCGTGATCCTCGTCGACGGAGGGGACGACACCGACGACCCGGTCGCCGTCGCGGAGGCCGCGCTGGCCGCCGTCGCCGCCCCGGTCCACGTCGGTGAGCACCAGTTGGCAGTCTCGGCCAGTGTGGGCATCGTGCACTGTCCCGCCTCGGAGACCACCGCGTCCGAGCTGATGAAGGCGGCGGACACCACGCTGTACTGGGCCAAGGCGGCGGGTCGGGGCCGGTGGGCGGTCTACGACCCGGAGCGCGGCGCCCGGGACATCGCCCGATCGGCGCTGGTGGCCGGGCTGCCCGCCGCACTGGACCGGGGCGAGTTCGTGCTGCATTACCAGCCGATCGTGTCGCTGCTGGAGGGGACCATGCTCGCCGTGGAGGCGCTGGTCCGTTGGGAGCACCCGGAGCTGGGCCTGATCGGGCCGGACCGGTTCATCGGCCTGGCCGAGGAGACCGGCCTGATCGTCCGGCTCGGCGAGTGGGTGCTGCGGCAGGCCTGCGCCGACGCCGAACGGTGGTGGCGGGAGTTCCCGGACGCCAGGCTGGTGGTCAGCGTCAACCTGGCCGCCCGGCAGGCCGACGAACCGGCCATCGTGGACACTGTCGCCGACGCGTTGCAGACCAGCGGGCTGCCCGCCGAGCTGCTGCAACTGGAGCTGACCGAGAGCGCCGTGATGGGCAGCGCCGGTGAACCCCTGCGCAGCCTGCACCGGCTCGCCGCGCTCGGCGTCCGGCTGGCCGTGGACGACTTCGGCACCGGGTACTCCAATCTGGCGTACCTGCGTCGGTTGCCGATCCACTGCCTGAAGCTCGCCGGCCCGTTCGTCGAGGGCATCCGCGCGGACGGGACCGACCAGGCAGCCGACCACCGCGACGAACGGATCGTCGACGCGTTGGTCCGGTTGGCGCACGCGTTGGAGTTGTGGGTCACAGCCGAGGCGGTGGAGACGGGCGTGCAGGCGGAACGGCTGCGGGCGCTGCGCTGCGACACCGGGCAGGGCCGGTACTTCGGCGCGCCCGCGCCGGCCGAGGCGATCACCGCCCGGCTGCGCGGCGGCGGGGCGGCGGCGGCGTGA
- a CDS encoding SAM-dependent methyltransferase — protein sequence MPDGLPTEIDLTRPSAARVYDYFLGGAHNFEIDRQLAEQIASMTPNLAATMRSGREFLRRAVRVLLDAGIDQFLDIGSGIPTVGNVHEVAQGVNPKARVVYVDIDPVAVAHSRELLAGNELTGVIHADLREPERILAETRRLGLIDFSRPMGILLAGVVHFIPDADRPEAILATLRDAAAPGSFLVVSHSTFEDQPQEMLDAQRLSARTATEITLRSRAQVTGFFGDWTVLEPGVVHMPLWRPDSPSDVDEHPERFGAFGGVARYDQPAG from the coding sequence ATGCCGGACGGACTGCCGACCGAGATCGATCTGACCAGGCCGAGCGCGGCCCGGGTGTACGACTACTTCCTGGGCGGGGCGCACAACTTCGAGATCGACAGGCAGTTGGCCGAGCAGATCGCCAGCATGACCCCGAATCTCGCCGCCACCATGCGTTCCGGTCGGGAGTTCCTGCGTCGGGCCGTCCGGGTGCTGCTCGACGCCGGCATCGACCAGTTCCTCGACATCGGCTCCGGAATTCCCACAGTGGGCAACGTGCACGAGGTGGCGCAGGGCGTGAACCCCAAGGCCCGCGTGGTGTACGTCGACATCGACCCGGTGGCCGTCGCGCACAGCCGGGAGCTGTTGGCCGGCAACGAGCTGACCGGGGTCATCCACGCCGACCTGCGTGAGCCGGAGCGGATCCTCGCCGAGACCCGACGGCTCGGCCTGATCGACTTCAGCCGACCGATGGGCATCCTGCTGGCCGGGGTGGTGCACTTCATCCCGGACGCCGACCGACCCGAGGCGATCCTGGCCACCCTGCGGGACGCCGCCGCGCCGGGCAGCTTCCTGGTCGTCTCGCACTCCACATTCGAGGACCAGCCGCAGGAGATGCTGGACGCCCAGCGGCTCTCCGCCCGCACCGCCACCGAGATCACCCTGCGCTCCCGGGCGCAGGTCACCGGCTTCTTCGGCGACTGGACAGTGCTGGAGCCGGGAGTGGTGCACATGCCGCTCTGGCGCCCCGACTCACCGTCCGACGTGGACGAGCACCCGGAGCGGTTCGGCGCCTTCGGGGGCGTCGCCCGGTACGACCAGCCCGCCGGCTGA